A window of the Saccharomyces eubayanus strain FM1318 chromosome II, whole genome shotgun sequence genome harbors these coding sequences:
- the GPI11 gene encoding mannose-ethanolamine phosphotransferase GPI11 yields MSTKKRPRKTVKKTVSFSDDTTLTTHQNHEKKNIDHDRPPVYVRKTPLMTFPYHLILLLYYYVFISSDYNTVKLLSLLIPAQIGYLIFQFNKCTVYGNKIIKISYSLSLICLGATFLLSFPAMLLTVLFGAPLMDLLWETWLLSLHFAFLAYPAVYSVFNCDFKVGLWKKYFIFIVVGGWISCIVIPLDWDRDWQNWPTPIVIGGYLGALVGYTIGAYI; encoded by the coding sequence ATGTCGACTAAAAAGAGACCTAGGAAGACAGTAAAGAAAACTGTATCGTTTTCTGACGATACAACTTTGACTACGCATCAAAATcatgagaaaaagaatatagaTCACGATCGTCCGCCTGTATATGTAAGAAAGACACCTCTAATGACTTTTCCATATCACTTGATACTACTGCTCTATTActatgtttttatttcttctgaCTACAATACAGTGAAGCTTTTAAGCCTTTTAATACCTGCACAAATTGGATATCtaattttccaattcaatAAATGTACGGTTTATGGTaataaaattatcaaaattaGCTATTCATTGTCTTTGATTTGCCTGGGTGCCACATTTCTGTTGAGTTTTCCTGCAATGTTATTAACCGTTCTATTTGGTGCACCATTGATGGATTTATTGTGGGAAACTTGGTTATTGTCGTTGcattttgctttcttaGCATATCCTGCAGTTTATTCAGTGTTCAATTGTGACTTTAAGGTGGGCTTATGGAAGAAGTATTTCATATTTATTGTTGTAGGTGGTTGGATTAGTTGTATCGTAATTCCTTTGGATTGGGATAGAGACTGGCAGAATTGGCCAACCCCGATTGTTATTGGAGGGTATTTAGGTGCTTTAGTCGGCTATACTATTGGTGCTTACATATAA
- the RSC3 gene encoding Rsc3p yields MDIRGRKMKKPPACVQCRKRKIGCDRVKPICGNCMKHNKMDCFYPDVPGQYVPSSSSSSNTRQIANGPYLNSYYASSRRVSKETAALLQKNPELASLEQIREYNTRLQLLNAQNQLNNRTSAANATLNQQHTQYIPKSVPSLESKPVTSTNEFSTQLNWVQGPAIFHMLTSPYTQEEIINHEMNFLKGRLLELQDITGKKISGINLDIKQDPSPQDPSPQNQSSLSNQDQEEFLTIKKRKLSEDDTTDGEDKMVANDERKFHLNEFKDLDPQFLDMNKVFNVFNTVVTRDNSENLWLLPKNINKNSIFQIQYLIERDPFLFKFFSEFNTLIEKQFNESLQDSLANHNNAKDNNSISQLLKFPSQSVTQNLINKYLSTVTETSSILPILKPKRLLPIIEQIFPSNAMRKASSNDFETVFQIVCLNNDQLINLGFITLCLLILFESLNSTVLIPLRDDGHLQLFNILFDYLPLLKANLTMLRFEIDKRSMCNMDTLRFISLWKYYQSVITTSSSSSNTIDYDEDMHMACLLSLNHETQNQSHILVWNFIFKNYCWRHLFLGELPLLISEPFTNSTPIIDPLLNNDFELIDFEVNLMKYLQSKDQRLSIDKIVQLIKVIKTKNIEVSQRCLTTSSIINNIMDSLIYRNSMLYLNFYLLLQFETLKSCEKFNEILDDFLELSRETLFFVFSNLANIKFAGHEFTFINKSIAVLQTLVLMLLALYQRSFESSEAVNNEKENYTDQTDSNHSNNDNNKRIKNKNVIHLIINKIAMLLNDYTKNCKKQNRLIENLITKIEIISKYIKKLEESKTLPVTNSNNSTNNGFSNISTDQLIKINHELNKISESLIKTDFYEQRKNNKVFNGGTGTTTTVDDEANLENFGLTKENFSEIFEAIRS; encoded by the coding sequence ACCGTGTCAAGCCAATATGTGGGAACTGTATGAAACACAATAAAATGGACTGTTTCTACCCTGATGTTCCTGGACAATACGTTCCCTCCAGCTCGTCCTCTTCCAATACACGCCAAATAGCCAACGGCCCGTATTTAAATTCTTATTATGCTTCTTCTCGTCGTGTCTCCAAGGAAACTGCAGCTCTTCTACAGAAAAACCCAGAGCTGGCTTCTTTGGAGCAAATTAGAGAATACAACACGCGTTTGCAATTGCTCAATGCTCAAAATCAACTCAATAATAGGACGTCCGCGGCAAACGCAACCTTGAACCAACAACATACTCAATATATTCCAAAATCGGTGCCTTCCTTGGAAAGCAAACCTGTCACTTCTACAAACGAATTTTCTACTCAGCTCAATTGGGTTCAAGGTCCCGCAATTTTCCATATGCTAACTTCTCCTTACACGCAAGAGGAAATCATCAATCATGAAAtgaatttcttgaaagGAAGGCTATTAGAATTGCAGGATATTACAGGTAAGAAGATCTCAGGGATAAATCTTGATATTAAGCAAGATCCCTCGCCGCAAGATCCTTCGCCGCAAAATCAATCTTCGCTATCAAATCAAGACCAAGAAGAGTTCTTGACCAttaagaaaaggaaattgagCGAAGACGATACTACAGACGGAGAAGATAAAATGGTTGCTAacgatgaaagaaaatttcatcTCAACGAGTTCAAAGATTTGGATCCTCAGTTTTTGGATATGAATAAGGTATTTAACGTATTTAATACTGTGGTTACGCGAGACAATAGTGAAAATTTGTGGCTGTTACCAAAGAATATTAACAAAAACtccattttccaaatccaGTACTTGATTGAACGCGATCCTTTCCTATTCAAGTTTTTCAGTGAATTCAATACGttgattgaaaaacaaTTCAATGAGTCTTTGCAAGATTCTTTAGCAAACCATAATAACGCGAAGGATAACAACAGTATATCGCAGTTGTTAAAATTTCCTTCACAGTCTGTTACACAGAACCTCATCAATAAGTATTTATCAACGGTTACTGAAACGAGTTCGATATTGCCAATCTTAAAGCCAAAGCGACTGCTACCAATAATTGAGCAAATATTTCCATCAAACGCCATGAGAAAGGCAAGTTCTAATGACTTTGAAACGGTGTTTCAAATCGTATGTTTGAACAATGACCAATTAATAAACTTGGGATTCATAACCCTTTGTCTCTtaattttatttgaatCATTGAACTCCACGGTGTTGATTCCTCTGAGAGATGATGGGCATTTGCAACtcttcaatattttatttgattACTTACCTTTGTTGAAGGCAAATTTGACAATGCttagatttgaaattgataaaAGATCAATGTGCAATATGGACACCTTACGATTTATTTCCCTATGGAAATATTACCAATCAGTGATAACtacatcatcttcatcttccaacaCGATTGActatgatgaagatatgcATATGGCATGTCTACTGTCATTAAACCACGAGACTCAGAATCAATCACATATTTTGGTTTGGAATTtcatattcaaaaattacTGCTGGAGGCATCTATTTTTAGGCGAGTTACCATTGTTAATATCTGAACCATTTACAAACTCCACTCCAATTATTGATCCGTTACTGAATAACGATTTCGAATTGATTGATTTCGAAGTGAActtgatgaaatatttaCAAAGTAAAGATCAACGGCTATCTATTGATAAGATTGTACAGCTTATAAAAGTTATAAAAACCAAGAATATCGAAGTTAGCCAGAGATGCTTAACAACTTCTTCGATaatcaataatattatggATTCTTTAATTTATAGAAATTCGATGTtatatttgaatttttatcttttacTACAGTTTGAAACGTTAAAGAGCTGTGAGAAATTCAACGAAATTTTAGATGACTTTTTGGAATTGTCAAGAGAGACTCTATTCTTCGTTTTCTCAAACTTAgcaaatatcaaatttgCCGGTCATGAATTCACCTTCATCAATAAATCTATTGCGGTTCTGCAAACTCTGGTCTTGATGCTGTTAGCGTTATACCAAAGATCGTTTGAGTCTTCTGAAGCGGTGaacaatgaaaaggaaaactaCACAGATCAAACAGACAGTAACCACAGTAACAACGACAATAATAAGagaattaagaataagaacGTTATTCATTTGattatcaacaaaattGCAATGTTGTTAAACGATTACACTAAAAACTGTAAAAAACAGAATAGGTTGATCGAAAATCTAATAACTAAAATTGAGATAATTTCYaaatatatcaaaaaattagaagaaaGCAAGACCTTGCCTGTAACTAATTCAAACAACTCTACCAATAACGGATTCAGTAATATATCTACTGATCAACTAATTAAGATAAATCAtgaattgaataaaatttcTGAGTCTTTGATTAAAACAGATTTTTACgagcaaagaaaaaataataaagtaTTTAATGGAGGTACAGGTACTACGACCACTGTTGATGATGAGGCCAATTTGGAGAATTTCGGTTTAACCAAGGAAAACTTcagtgaaatttttgaagctATTCGCAGTTAA